A single window of Nicotiana sylvestris chromosome 5, ASM39365v2, whole genome shotgun sequence DNA harbors:
- the LOC138869076 gene encoding uncharacterized protein codes for MKIAVENQERSQKDESLIKGLKRKIAECEDDLKKSEGNLARAQAQLAKNAEGKAEFVQQLKRKYEGNTTNWKKRLTYLENEMAKQAKNFKAEREHCYALISQLEKDLHQLQEQNHIAEQILEARTQQIGLLLQEKSIIKERIKTIADYIIMKCHKCEDMTRTTFFAAVMTFVRQIMSDLECLQGDLVHRPMERPTDVPRAPRAVEALMYS; via the coding sequence atgaaaatagctgtCGAGAATCAAGAAAGGAGCCAAAAAGATGAAAGTCTTATAAAGGGTCTCAAGAGGAAAATAGCTGAGTGCGAAGATGATCTGAAAAAATCCGAGGGTAATCTGGCGAGAGCTCAGGCACAGTTAGCAAAGAACGCAGAGGGGAAAGCAGAGTTTGTCCAGCAGTTGAAAAGGAAATACGAGGGAAACACCACTAATTGGAAGAAAAGGTTGACTTACctcgaaaatgagatggccaagcaAGCTAAAAACTTCAAAgcagaaagagaacactgttatgCATTGATATCGCAGTTAGAAAAAGATTTGCATCAGCTCCAAGAACAAAATCATATAGCTGAACAAATTCTGGAAGCTAGGACTCAGCAAATAGGGCTCTTGCTCCAAGAAAAGAGTATCATCAAGGAGAGGATTAAAACCATTGCTGACTATATCATCATGAAGTGCCAcaaatgtgaagacatgactagaaccaccttCTTCGCTGCGGTAATGACTTTTGTTcgccaaataatgagtgacctGGAGTGCCTTCAAGGGGATCTTGTGCATAGGCCCATGGAGAGACCGACTGATGTTCCGCGAGCCCCTAgagcagttgaggcattgatgtactcatga
- the LOC138869077 gene encoding uncharacterized protein: MANQEMDASVIDPSREVEESNVNLKEKLYKLKQQMAEMYQVWVKRYPPPSYPANPAFIMWLVQSQEPPIVDSSPGFPIYHHYQGTTSQSPSAPPPKPVPYPSPPSTLIFMAPPPTTLHRSSSEPLFQTQDNQYYPPEPNFKASEPYSFTPCFDLLVETDKPPKNPEQEEMARKVKNLEQSFRNMQGLGGQVSMSYKDLCLFADVQLPVGFKMPKFDLCDGQGDLVAHLRGFCSKMRGASGKEELLMEYFSLSLSGATLEWYTRQDHGRWYTWDDLAQAFAYHFQYNL; encoded by the coding sequence atggctaaccaagaaatggatgcaagtgttattgatccatCAAGAGAGGTGGAAGAGTCTAATGTTAATCTGAAAGAGaagttgtataagctgaaacaacagatggcagagatgtaccaggTATGGGTGAAAAGATATCCACCACCAtcctaccccgccaaccctgctttcattATGTGGTTGGTTCAATCCCAGGAACCTCCCattgttgattcatctccaggctttcccatttaccaccactaccaaggcaccacttcccaatcACCATcggctccaccacccaaaccagttccatacccttcTCCACCATCCACCCTTATTTTCATGGCACCCCCACCTACTACACTccaccgatcctccagtgagcctttattccagacccaagataaccaatactatcccccggagcctaatttcaaggcctcagaacctTACTCCTTCACTCCTTGTTTCGACCTCCTGGTTGAGACTGACAAACCACCTAAAAATCCAGAACAAGAGGAGATGGCCAGGAAGGTTAAAAACCTGGAACAAtcattcagaaacatgcagggattgggaggccaggtgagcatgtcctacaaagatctgtgtctaTTTGCCGATGTTCAACTGCCAGTGGGatttaagatgcccaaatttgatctatGTGACGGACAAGGAGACCTGGTGGCCCATTTGaggggattctgcagtaaaatgagaggagccagTGGGAAAGAAGAGCTGTTGATGGAATACTTTAGCCTGAGTCTGAGTGGcgcgacattggagtggtacactcgtcaggatcacggcagatggtatacatgggatgatttggcccaagcattcgcttatCATTTCCAATATAACCTCTAG